In Bifidobacterium sp. ESL0745, one DNA window encodes the following:
- the uvrB gene encoding excinuclease ABC subunit UvrB, producing the protein MGFNIERTHHPFVVKAPYKPSGDQPEAIDEIARRIENGENDVVLMGATGTGKTATTAWLIEKLQRPTLILEPNKTLAAQLCAEFRELMPDNAVSYFVSYYDYYQPEAYIPQTDTYIEKDSNVNDDVERLRHAATANLLTRDDCVVVATVSCIYGLGTPEEYAGRMLFLHEGEEINRDALLRKFVAMQYKRNDIAFTRGTFRVRGDTVEIIPVYEELAIRIEFFGDEIDRISTLHPLTGDVIAHEPQVHIFPASHYIAGPERTEHALKTIKEELVDRTAELRKQGKELEAQRLEMRTNYDLEMIQQVGFCSGIENYSRHFDEREPGSPPHTLLDFFPDDFLLVIDESHVTVPQIGAMYEGDSNRKRTLVENGFRLPSAMDNRPLKWPEFLDRVGQTVYLSATPGDYELGLSDGVVEQIIRPTGLLDPKIIVRPVKGQIDDLLGEIKDRVARHERVLVTTLTKKMAEDLTDYLLERDIKVEYLHSDVDTLRRVELLRELREGKIDVIVGINLLREGLDLPEVSLVAILDADKEGFLRSHRSLIQTIGRAARNVSGTVIMYADEVTDAMETAISETNRRREKQIKYNKKHGIDPKPLVKKISDVTDMLAKEDVDTETLLAGGYRDEKRAGSNKRIAITGLDEADLQKHHDEIINAGLPAQDLADLIRQMSDQMHTAAEQLQFELAARLRDEIRDLKKELRQITEAQK; encoded by the coding sequence ATGGGGTTCAATATCGAGCGTACGCATCATCCGTTTGTGGTGAAGGCGCCGTACAAGCCATCCGGCGACCAGCCGGAGGCCATTGACGAGATCGCTCGACGCATCGAGAACGGTGAGAACGACGTGGTGCTGATGGGTGCCACCGGCACCGGCAAGACCGCGACCACCGCATGGCTGATCGAAAAGCTGCAACGCCCGACCCTCATTCTGGAACCCAACAAGACTTTGGCGGCGCAGCTGTGTGCCGAGTTCCGCGAGCTGATGCCGGACAATGCCGTCAGTTACTTCGTGTCATATTACGATTATTACCAGCCCGAGGCCTATATTCCGCAAACCGATACCTATATCGAAAAGGACTCGAACGTCAACGACGACGTGGAGCGTCTGCGTCACGCCGCCACCGCGAACCTCTTGACCCGGGACGACTGCGTGGTGGTGGCCACCGTCTCCTGCATCTACGGCCTGGGCACGCCGGAGGAATACGCCGGGCGCATGCTCTTCCTGCACGAGGGGGAGGAGATCAACCGCGATGCGCTCCTGCGCAAGTTCGTCGCGATGCAATACAAGCGCAACGACATCGCCTTCACCCGTGGCACCTTCCGTGTGCGTGGCGACACTGTCGAGATCATCCCCGTCTACGAGGAGCTGGCCATCCGCATCGAGTTTTTCGGCGACGAGATCGACCGCATCTCCACGCTGCACCCGTTGACCGGCGATGTGATCGCCCACGAGCCGCAGGTCCATATCTTCCCCGCATCGCACTATATCGCCGGCCCTGAGCGCACCGAACATGCATTGAAGACCATTAAGGAGGAGCTGGTCGACCGTACGGCCGAATTGCGCAAGCAGGGTAAGGAGCTGGAAGCTCAGCGTCTGGAAATGCGTACCAACTATGATCTCGAGATGATCCAGCAGGTCGGCTTCTGTTCTGGCATCGAGAACTATTCGCGTCATTTCGACGAACGCGAGCCCGGCAGCCCGCCGCATACCCTACTCGATTTCTTCCCCGACGATTTTCTGCTGGTCATCGATGAATCGCACGTCACGGTCCCGCAAATCGGCGCCATGTATGAAGGTGATTCCAATCGTAAGCGTACATTGGTCGAGAACGGGTTCCGTCTGCCCTCCGCGATGGACAACAGACCGCTGAAATGGCCGGAATTCCTTGACCGTGTCGGCCAGACGGTTTATCTTTCCGCGACCCCCGGCGACTATGAGCTGGGGCTTTCCGACGGCGTGGTCGAACAGATCATCCGGCCTACCGGTCTACTGGATCCCAAAATCATCGTGCGCCCGGTCAAGGGGCAGATCGACGATCTGCTCGGTGAGATCAAGGACCGTGTGGCCAGGCATGAGCGCGTGCTGGTCACCACACTGACCAAGAAAATGGCCGAAGACCTGACTGACTACCTGCTGGAACGCGATATCAAGGTCGAATACCTGCACTCCGACGTCGACACACTCCGTCGCGTCGAGCTGCTGCGCGAACTGCGAGAAGGCAAGATCGACGTCATTGTCGGCATCAATCTGCTGCGTGAGGGCCTTGATCTGCCTGAAGTTTCCTTGGTTGCGATTCTTGATGCTGACAAGGAAGGCTTCCTGCGCTCGCACCGTTCGCTTATCCAGACCATTGGCCGTGCCGCCCGTAACGTTTCCGGCACTGTCATCATGTACGCCGATGAGGTCACCGACGCGATGGAAACGGCCATCAGCGAGACCAATCGTCGACGGGAAAAGCAGATCAAATATAATAAGAAGCACGGCATCGACCCGAAGCCGTTGGTCAAGAAGATTAGTGATGTCACCGACATGCTTGCGAAGGAAGATGTCGATACCGAAACACTTTTGGCTGGTGGATACCGCGATGAGAAGCGCGCCGGCAGCAACAAACGCATCGCCATCACCGGGCTTGACGAGGCCGACTTGCAGAAGCACCATGACGAGATCATCAACGCCGGTCTGCCCGCGCAGGATCTGGCTGACCTCATCCGCCAGATGAGCGATCAGATGCACACAGCGGCCGAGCAGCTTCAGTTCGAACTTGCCGCCCGCCTGCGTGACGAGATCCGAGACCTCAAGAAAGAGCTTCGTCAGATCACGGAGGCCCAGAAATAA
- the coaE gene encoding dephospho-CoA kinase (Dephospho-CoA kinase (CoaE) performs the final step in coenzyme A biosynthesis.), which produces MRIGLTGGIAAGKSTVAAHLKERGAYLIDYDQLAHEVVEPGSEGIREIVEEFGTDAINPDGSLNRRWMAAHVFSSQAAPDAKQRLDDIEHPLIYRRAQKLERQIAKKHESESNKQGDGHNSETGSAGNVENAANVDEIHQLSVRQLLPSPVVVHDVPLLAEVIDTIPFTFDHVLTVEAPEEIRIQRMMDTRSMSREQAEGRIRHQSSRRQREAISDAVIDSTQPIEQMFDHIDMLFAQWK; this is translated from the coding sequence ATGAGAATCGGATTGACCGGGGGCATTGCAGCGGGTAAAAGTACCGTGGCCGCTCATTTGAAGGAACGTGGGGCCTATCTGATCGATTACGATCAGCTGGCTCACGAGGTTGTCGAGCCTGGCAGCGAAGGAATCCGCGAAATCGTTGAGGAATTCGGTACTGATGCAATAAATCCTGACGGCTCATTGAATCGCCGATGGATGGCTGCGCATGTTTTTTCATCCCAAGCCGCGCCTGATGCCAAACAACGCCTTGACGATATAGAGCACCCACTGATTTATCGTCGTGCCCAGAAATTGGAACGGCAGATCGCAAAGAAACATGAATCTGAATCCAACAAACAGGGTGATGGTCATAATAGCGAAACTGGCAGCGCCGGCAATGTTGAAAACGCTGCTAACGTGGATGAAATCCATCAGCTTTCTGTCAGGCAACTTCTGCCAAGCCCCGTTGTCGTCCACGACGTGCCGCTGCTGGCCGAGGTCATCGATACCATTCCGTTCACTTTCGACCATGTTCTTACTGTCGAGGCGCCGGAGGAGATTCGTATCCAGCGGATGATGGATACACGAAGCATGAGTCGGGAGCAGGCCGAAGGCAGGATACGCCATCAGTCGAGCCGCCGGCAACGTGAGGCCATCTCTGACGCGGTCATCGACTCGACACAGCCAATCGAACAAATGTTCGATCATATTGATATGCTGTTCGCACAATGGAAGTGA
- a CDS encoding TerC family protein yields MAETPLAFMIVTYVVLAIFFVVDLFVIGRRPHVPSTKECVQHIAFFVVAALIFGGLVWLVSGSKPALEFYSGWLTEYSLSIDNLFVFVIIMTNFAVPKKLQKYVLSVGITIALLLRGLFILVGAAVVQRFTWVFFIFGAFLIYTAVKLVTGDDEEEEYHENIIIRALRKVVKITDEYDGEKIRTERDGKKFFTPMLIVFLTIGTTDVMFAFDSIPAIFGLTKDPFIVFTSNIFALLGLQQLYFLLGALLDKLEYLPYGLAVVLGFIGVKLVMEALHGNSLPFINGGRPLAQVPEIPTWVSLCVIIVAIGTAALVSVIKMKSDEAKAVQR; encoded by the coding sequence ATGGCCGAAACACCCCTTGCGTTTATGATCGTCACATACGTGGTGCTGGCGATTTTCTTTGTTGTCGATTTGTTTGTCATCGGCCGAAGGCCACATGTCCCCTCCACCAAGGAATGCGTGCAGCACATCGCCTTCTTCGTCGTTGCGGCACTTATTTTCGGCGGATTGGTCTGGTTGGTTTCCGGTTCGAAGCCGGCACTTGAGTTCTATTCGGGATGGCTTACCGAATACTCGCTGAGCATTGACAACCTTTTCGTCTTTGTAATTATCATGACGAATTTCGCTGTGCCCAAAAAACTGCAGAAATATGTGTTGAGCGTTGGCATCACCATCGCGCTTCTTTTGCGCGGGCTCTTCATTCTTGTCGGTGCGGCCGTTGTTCAGCGGTTCACCTGGGTCTTCTTCATTTTCGGTGCATTCCTCATCTATACCGCCGTCAAACTGGTGACAGGCGACGATGAGGAAGAGGAATACCACGAAAACATCATCATCCGCGCGCTTCGTAAGGTGGTAAAGATCACTGACGAATATGACGGCGAGAAAATCCGTACGGAGCGTGACGGCAAGAAGTTCTTCACTCCGATGCTCATCGTTTTCCTGACCATCGGCACCACGGACGTGATGTTCGCCTTCGATTCGATTCCGGCGATATTTGGCCTTACCAAAGACCCTTTCATCGTCTTCACTTCCAACATCTTTGCCCTTCTCGGCTTGCAGCAGCTTTACTTCCTGCTCGGCGCGCTGCTCGACAAGCTGGAATATTTGCCATATGGTTTGGCGGTTGTCCTCGGATTCATCGGCGTCAAACTGGTGATGGAGGCATTGCACGGCAATTCGTTGCCGTTCATCAATGGTGGCCGGCCACTTGCACAGGTTCCCGAAATCCCGACTTGGGTCTCGCTTTGCGTCATCATCGTGGCTATCGGCACGGCAGCGCTGGTCAGCGTCATCAAGATGAAATCAGATGAAGCCAAAGCGGTGCAGCGATAA
- a CDS encoding bifunctional methylenetetrahydrofolate dehydrogenase/methenyltetrahydrofolate cyclohydrolase, with translation MTDGEHNPLKLDGKAAAAAIKQDLSERVEHLKNQGIEPGLGTILVGDDVGSRKYVAGKHKDCAEVGIASIAVELPGTASQQEIIDAVERLNADPKCTGYIVQLPLPKGIDANAVIAHVDPAKDADGMHPANLGELVTHIDGRNPAPRPCTPRGIITLLKHYGIDLNGKDVCVIGRGITVGRTIGLMLTAKDVNATVTLCHTGTTDIRQHLKRADVIVAAVGRAGFVKPEDIKPGAVLVDVGVSRVYDEEAGRYRVRGDIDKACHALSSAYTPNPGGVGPMTRAMLLANVVEMAERKLD, from the coding sequence ATGACTGACGGGGAACACAATCCTCTTAAACTTGATGGGAAGGCCGCTGCGGCTGCGATCAAACAGGATTTGAGCGAACGGGTGGAACATCTTAAAAACCAAGGAATAGAGCCGGGACTGGGTACTATTCTTGTCGGTGATGATGTCGGCTCGCGTAAATATGTGGCCGGTAAACACAAGGATTGCGCCGAAGTCGGCATCGCTTCGATCGCCGTCGAGCTGCCCGGAACCGCCAGCCAGCAGGAGATCATCGATGCCGTGGAACGGCTCAACGCCGACCCGAAGTGTACTGGTTATATTGTCCAACTGCCTCTGCCGAAAGGCATTGATGCCAACGCTGTCATTGCCCATGTTGATCCGGCCAAAGACGCCGATGGCATGCACCCTGCCAATCTCGGCGAGCTTGTCACGCATATCGATGGCAGGAACCCCGCGCCGCGACCCTGTACGCCTCGTGGCATCATCACGTTGCTGAAGCACTACGGCATCGATCTGAACGGGAAGGATGTCTGCGTCATCGGTCGCGGAATCACCGTGGGGCGCACCATTGGCCTCATGCTCACGGCAAAGGACGTGAACGCGACGGTGACACTTTGTCACACTGGTACCACGGATATCCGGCAGCACCTGAAACGTGCCGACGTCATCGTTGCCGCCGTCGGTCGCGCGGGATTTGTCAAGCCCGAAGACATCAAACCCGGAGCCGTGCTCGTCGATGTCGGTGTATCGAGAGTCTATGACGAAGAGGCCGGGCGCTACCGCGTGCGCGGCGACATCGACAAGGCCTGCCATGCCCTGAGCTCAGCCTATACACCGAACCCGGGGGGAGTGGGGCCGATGACCCGTGCGATGCTTCTGGCGAACGTCGTGGAGATGGCCGAGCGGAAACTGGATTGA
- a CDS encoding response regulator, which produces MKTTGAEVNTEMDNDMDQILTDEELKAAATDDIDAVADEAKPQKAEDDGKPRQRTVVVAEDESVNRMDLVAMLEDNGYKVVGEAANGEEAVELTRKFRPDVVCMDVKMPRMDGIAAAGTICDENIAPVVMLTAYSQPDLVKQATGAGAMAYVTKPYEESKLLPALEVAMGRFAEINDLLDTVEVNEGKLKETQSQLKEAEEKLKKAEDTLEERKLVDRAKGLLMDKADFSEQGAFRWIQKTSMDQRIPKKRLAMAIIAKYGDPKPEPQQR; this is translated from the coding sequence ATGAAGACAACAGGTGCGGAAGTGAATACAGAAATGGATAATGATATGGATCAGATTCTGACAGATGAAGAATTGAAGGCTGCGGCCACCGATGACATCGATGCCGTCGCCGATGAAGCCAAGCCGCAGAAGGCTGAGGATGATGGCAAGCCGCGCCAGCGTACCGTTGTCGTGGCCGAAGACGAGTCGGTGAATCGTATGGACCTGGTGGCCATGCTTGAAGACAATGGCTACAAAGTCGTCGGCGAGGCCGCCAATGGTGAGGAAGCCGTCGAGCTTACCCGCAAGTTCCGTCCCGACGTCGTTTGCATGGATGTCAAGATGCCGCGTATGGATGGTATTGCTGCTGCAGGAACGATTTGCGACGAGAACATCGCGCCGGTCGTCATGCTCACTGCCTATTCGCAGCCCGACCTGGTCAAACAAGCCACCGGCGCTGGTGCCATGGCTTACGTCACCAAGCCGTACGAGGAATCCAAGCTGCTGCCGGCGCTCGAAGTCGCCATGGGTCGCTTCGCCGAAATCAATGATTTGCTCGACACGGTCGAGGTGAACGAAGGCAAGCTCAAGGAAACCCAGTCCCAGCTCAAGGAAGCCGAAGAAAAGCTCAAGAAGGCTGAGGACACGCTCGAAGAGCGCAAGCTCGTCGATCGCGCCAAAGGCCTGTTGATGGACAAGGCGGACTTCTCCGAACAGGGTGCCTTCCGCTGGATTCAGAAGACCTCGATGGATCAGCGTATCCCCAAGAAGCGCTTGGCTATGGCCATCATCGCCAAGTACGGCGACCCGAAGCCGGAACCCCAGCAGCGCTAA
- the pyk gene encoding pyruvate kinase gives MRKAKIVDTIGPASESLENLTELVKNGMDVARLNRSHGTTEDHLKVYNNVRQASKTTGRNVAALVDLQGPKIRCGWFKKNADGEDKVQLETGQEFVITTEDIEGDEHITSTTFKGLPGDCHAGDPVLIDDGKVRLEVTKVEGNKVYTKVLVGGPVSSHKGINLPGVAVSLPALTEKDEADLRWAIQTGADIIAMSFVRFATDIDRAHEIMDEEGRRIPIIAKIEKPQAVENLEEIVKAFDGIMVARGDMAVEMPFEEVPLVTKRCIELSREYAKPVIVATEVLGSMVNSPIPTRAEASDCANAVLDGADATMTSNETAVGKYPAQTVNTMARISGYATEHGFNRIPSLNNLDMSSTGAVSSAAVDLADKINAKAIVAYTQTGSTVHRVSRERPAAPIYGITNNEHTYHWLALSWGTEGFCTDADYHDMNRHELMVFTDKLLRDAGKVVNGDKIVVLSSAQGEHKAGRTDSLYVHTVGACDTD, from the coding sequence ATGAGGAAAGCAAAAATCGTAGACACCATCGGTCCAGCGAGCGAATCGCTGGAGAACTTGACCGAGCTGGTCAAGAACGGCATGGATGTCGCGCGTCTCAACCGTTCGCACGGCACTACCGAAGATCATCTGAAGGTCTACAACAACGTTCGTCAGGCTTCCAAGACCACGGGCCGCAATGTCGCTGCCTTGGTCGATCTGCAGGGTCCGAAGATTCGCTGCGGCTGGTTCAAGAAGAACGCCGATGGCGAAGATAAGGTCCAGCTTGAGACCGGTCAGGAATTCGTCATCACCACCGAAGACATCGAGGGTGACGAGCATATCACGTCGACCACCTTCAAGGGTCTGCCTGGCGATTGCCATGCCGGCGATCCCGTCCTCATCGATGATGGCAAGGTTCGTCTCGAGGTCACCAAGGTCGAGGGCAACAAGGTCTACACCAAGGTTCTGGTCGGTGGACCGGTTTCCAGCCACAAGGGCATCAACCTGCCGGGTGTGGCCGTGAGCCTGCCGGCATTGACCGAGAAGGATGAGGCCGACCTGCGTTGGGCCATCCAAACCGGTGCCGATATCATCGCCATGTCCTTCGTGCGTTTTGCCACCGACATCGACCGCGCCCATGAGATCATGGACGAGGAAGGCCGTCGCATCCCGATCATCGCGAAGATCGAGAAGCCGCAGGCTGTCGAGAACCTCGAAGAGATCGTCAAGGCGTTTGATGGCATCATGGTCGCCCGTGGCGATATGGCCGTTGAAATGCCGTTCGAAGAGGTTCCGCTGGTCACCAAGCGCTGCATCGAGCTGTCCCGCGAATACGCCAAGCCCGTCATCGTTGCCACCGAAGTCCTGGGATCCATGGTCAATTCCCCGATCCCGACACGTGCAGAAGCCTCCGATTGCGCCAACGCCGTCCTCGACGGTGCCGATGCCACCATGACCTCCAACGAAACCGCCGTCGGCAAGTATCCGGCACAGACCGTCAACACGATGGCCCGTATCTCCGGCTATGCCACTGAGCATGGTTTCAACCGCATCCCCTCTTTGAACAACCTCGACATGTCGAGCACCGGCGCTGTTTCCTCCGCCGCCGTCGACCTGGCCGACAAGATCAATGCCAAGGCCATCGTGGCTTACACGCAGACCGGTTCCACCGTGCACCGCGTCTCCCGCGAACGTCCGGCAGCCCCGATTTATGGCATCACCAACAACGAGCACACCTATCATTGGCTGGCTCTGAGCTGGGGTACCGAAGGATTCTGCACTGATGCCGATTATCACGACATGAACCGTCATGAGCTGATGGTCTTCACCGACAAGCTGCTCCGCGATGCCGGCAAGGTCGTCAATGGCGACAAGATCGTCGTGCTGAGCTCTGCTCAAGGTGAGCATAAGGCCGGTCGCACCGACTCGCTTTACGTGCACACTGTCGGCGCTTGCGACACTGACTGA
- the rpsA gene encoding 30S ribosomal protein S1, with product MAENNNEVTKVAINDIGTEEDFIKAVDSTIKNFDDGDLVTGTVVKVDHDEVLLDIGYKTEGVIPSRELSIKKDVNPDEVVQVGDTVEALVVTKEDKEGRLILSKKRAQYERAWGDIEKIKNDDGVVEGTVIEAVKGGLIVDIGLRGFLPASLVEMRRVRDLSPYIGQKIKAKILELDKNRNNVVLSRRQYLEETQSEVRETFLAQLKKGQIREGTVSSIVNFGAFVDLGGVDGLIHVSELSWKHIDHPSEVVKVGDKVTVEVLDVDMDRERISLSLKATQEDPWQRFARTHVPGQIVKGKVTKIVQFGVFVSVEDGIEGLVHISELANRHVDNPETVVKQGEEIFVKVIDVDLDRRRISLSLKQANDSVDPASEDFDPALYGMPADYDEDGNYKYPEGFDPQTNEWIAGYEKQREEWENQYAAAHDLWEQHKAFVAKELDNAEESAAEDGQGAHAEKAPAEESTKYSSENASEGTLAGSDKLAALREELLKEKK from the coding sequence ATGGCAGAGAACAATAACGAAGTCACCAAGGTCGCGATCAACGATATCGGCACCGAAGAAGACTTCATCAAGGCAGTCGATTCCACCATCAAGAATTTCGATGATGGTGATCTGGTCACGGGCACGGTCGTCAAGGTCGATCACGACGAAGTGCTGCTCGACATCGGCTACAAGACCGAGGGCGTCATTCCCTCCCGCGAACTTTCCATCAAGAAGGATGTCAATCCCGATGAGGTCGTCCAGGTCGGCGACACTGTCGAGGCCCTTGTCGTCACCAAGGAAGACAAGGAAGGACGTCTTATCCTGTCCAAGAAGCGTGCCCAGTATGAGCGCGCCTGGGGCGATATCGAGAAGATCAAGAACGACGACGGCGTTGTCGAAGGCACCGTCATCGAAGCTGTCAAGGGCGGCCTGATCGTCGACATCGGCCTGCGTGGCTTCCTGCCTGCATCGCTCGTTGAAATGCGCCGCGTCCGCGACCTTTCGCCTTACATCGGCCAGAAGATCAAGGCCAAGATCCTTGAGCTTGACAAGAACCGCAACAATGTGGTGCTTTCCCGCCGTCAGTATCTTGAGGAGACCCAGTCCGAGGTCCGCGAGACCTTCCTGGCGCAGCTCAAGAAGGGCCAGATTCGTGAAGGCACCGTTTCCTCCATCGTCAACTTCGGCGCGTTCGTCGATCTCGGCGGGGTGGACGGCCTCATCCACGTTTCCGAGCTTTCCTGGAAGCACATCGACCATCCGTCCGAGGTCGTCAAGGTCGGCGACAAGGTCACCGTTGAGGTGCTCGACGTCGATATGGACCGCGAGCGTATCTCGCTGTCCCTCAAGGCGACTCAGGAAGATCCGTGGCAGCGCTTCGCACGCACCCACGTTCCCGGACAGATCGTCAAGGGCAAGGTCACCAAGATCGTGCAGTTCGGCGTGTTCGTTTCCGTCGAAGACGGCATCGAGGGCCTGGTCCACATCTCCGAGCTCGCCAACCGTCACGTCGACAACCCGGAGACCGTCGTCAAGCAGGGCGAGGAGATCTTCGTCAAGGTCATCGACGTCGATCTCGACCGTCGCCGCATCTCCCTGTCTTTGAAGCAGGCCAACGACTCCGTCGATCCCGCCAGCGAGGACTTCGATCCGGCGCTCTACGGCATGCCCGCCGATTACGACGAGGACGGCAACTACAAGTACCCCGAAGGCTTCGACCCGCAGACCAACGAATGGATCGCCGGCTACGAGAAGCAGCGCGAGGAGTGGGAGAACCAGTATGCGGCTGCCCACGATTTGTGGGAGCAGCATAAGGCCTTCGTCGCCAAGGAACTCGACAACGCTGAGGAATCCGCGGCTGAGGACGGTCAGGGTGCCCATGCTGAGAAGGCTCCTGCCGAGGAATCCACCAAGTACTCTTCCGAGAATGCTTCCGAAGGCACGCTTGCCGGTTCCGACAAGCTCGCCGCTCTTCGCGAGGAGCTCCTCAAGGAGAAGAAGTGA
- a CDS encoding MFS transporter has protein sequence MIGFLKIQHKPPVPAEKAESVFARYKWLSLVGVFVGYAAFYIVRNNFTLSTPELQGQLHLTKGQIGMLSSCLLISYGLGKGFMSALADKANPKRFMVTGLVICAILNIGLAFFGVNIWAIAFILILLGLFQGMGVGPAFIILSTWFKKKDRGFITSIWNCSHNVGGGLVSPIAGFMLGVVGTGNWRFAYYIFPAIIAIILAVVIWFLIKGRPEEEGLEPLEETKEEQGDVDYKDLSSWQILTKYVFTNVGAWLVSFMDTFVYMIRFGILTWIPIFLTQAKGFSHSQMMVAFTFFEWAAIPSTLLAGIISDKLFKGHRMPPAIIALVIIVFCIIGYWTSSSVVAVTVFAALAGCMVYIPQFLDSVQTMEVVPPFAVGSTVGLRGFMSYVLGSTFGTSLLGVAVDHYGWNAGLIMLLVAVVLCTVCAVFLHIFTLKKEKAIKQSV, from the coding sequence ATGATAGGTTTTCTGAAAATCCAGCATAAGCCGCCGGTGCCTGCTGAAAAAGCCGAGTCAGTGTTTGCCAGATATAAATGGCTGTCGCTGGTGGGCGTGTTCGTTGGCTATGCTGCGTTCTACATCGTGCGTAACAACTTCACGCTTTCCACTCCTGAGCTTCAAGGACAGCTGCATCTGACCAAAGGCCAGATCGGCATGCTCTCCAGTTGCCTGTTGATTTCCTACGGTCTGGGCAAAGGCTTCATGAGCGCCTTGGCCGACAAAGCCAACCCGAAGCGTTTCATGGTAACCGGTCTGGTCATCTGCGCCATCCTCAACATCGGCTTGGCGTTCTTCGGCGTCAATATCTGGGCAATCGCCTTTATCCTTATTCTTTTGGGCCTGTTCCAAGGGATGGGCGTCGGGCCTGCATTCATCATTTTATCGACCTGGTTCAAGAAGAAGGATCGTGGCTTCATCACTTCGATCTGGAACTGCTCCCATAATGTCGGCGGCGGCCTGGTTTCTCCCATCGCCGGTTTCATGCTGGGTGTCGTCGGAACCGGAAACTGGCGTTTCGCCTACTACATCTTCCCAGCCATCATCGCGATCATCCTCGCGGTGGTGATCTGGTTCCTCATCAAAGGCCGTCCTGAGGAAGAGGGTCTTGAGCCTCTTGAGGAGACCAAGGAGGAACAGGGTGATGTGGATTACAAGGATCTTTCGTCCTGGCAGATTCTCACCAAGTATGTCTTCACCAATGTCGGTGCCTGGCTAGTCTCGTTCATGGACACCTTCGTCTATATGATCCGCTTCGGCATCCTCACCTGGATTCCGATCTTCCTCACCCAGGCCAAAGGCTTCAGCCATAGCCAGATGATGGTGGCCTTCACCTTCTTCGAGTGGGCTGCCATCCCCTCGACGCTGCTCGCCGGCATCATCTCCGACAAGCTTTTCAAGGGGCACCGTATGCCTCCGGCCATTATCGCTTTGGTGATCATTGTCTTCTGCATCATCGGATATTGGACGAGTTCCTCGGTCGTGGCGGTCACCGTATTCGCCGCTTTGGCCGGCTGCATGGTCTACATCCCGCAGTTCCTTGATTCCGTTCAGACCATGGAAGTCGTCCCGCCCTTCGCCGTCGGTTCGACGGTCGGCCTGCGTGGGTTCATGAGCTACGTCCTCGGTTCCACCTTCGGCACCAGCCTGCTCGGCGTCGCCGTTGACCATTATGGTTGGAACGCCGGCTTGATCATGTTGCTGGTCGCTGTGGTGCTCTGCACCGTCTGCGCGGTTTTCCTGCACATCTTCACCCTGAAGAAAGAGAAGGCCATCAAACAGTCCGTCTGA